The Vibrio metoecus sequence GATCCGACGTTTGCTCGAACACCAAGTCTCTGGATTAATGTGGCAAGAAGTCGAGCGCCGTGAGCCTCTGCGAGCTATGTTAATCAAACGTTTAGAACGTATGGGGGTTTCATTGGAAATGGCAGACCAATTGGCTTGTTACATTCCAGAAGAAACGCCACCGCCTAAAGCATGGAAAGCACTGCTCGGTCTGGTTTCAGACCAAATCCCCGTTATCAAACACGATATTCTTAAGCGTGGTGGAGTCGTGGCACTACTTGGGCCAACAGGCGTAGGTAAAACCACGACGGTAGCTAAACTCGCCGCTCGTGCGGCGATGGAGTACGGATCAGATAACGTTGCCTTAGTGACGACAGATACCTACCGCATCGGTGCTCATGAACAATTATCCATTTATGGCCGAATTATGGGGTGTCCTGTAAGAGTTGCTAAAGATTCCAACGAGTTAGCCGATGTAATCTATCAGCTACGTAATCGCCGCCTGATTTTGGTCGATACCGCAGGGATGGGACAGCGTGATGTCCGGCTGTCTGAACAACTGGATACCTTGATGCAAGAGAGCGGAGAGACCATCCATAGCTATCTCGTGTTGCCTGCTACAGCGCAACGCAAAGTATTACAAGAAACGATTGAGCATTTCAGAAGAATTCCACTTTCTGGATGCATTATGACCAAGCTCGATGAGTGCCTAAGCTTAGGTGAATTCGTGAGCGTGGTGGTACAAAACGCGTTGCCTGTAGCGTACATCGCCAATGGACAACGAGTACCGGAAGATATCGTAATCGCGCAACCCAAATACATGGTCGCAAAGGCAAACGAATTGCTAGAGAAGTCGACTGAAGATGAACCTCATTACTGGACCAGTGATTCAGAGAGATTCTAGGCGGCGGACAGGTATGACAAATAAAATGATATATGACCAAGCAAGCGGCCTACGTCGCTTAACCCAACCCTCAGTGACCAAAGTGATTTCGGTTACCGGGGCAAAGGTGGTGTAGGGAAATCGAATGTCACCCTAGGCATGGCTATTTGCATGGCAAAACTGGGTAAAAAAGTCATGGTGCTTGATGCCGACTTGGGCCTTGCCAATGTGGATGTGATGCTCGGCATACGCCCTAAACGCAACCTAGGCCATGTTTTAGCCGGAGAGTGTGAACTTAAAGATGCCATTGTTGAAGGTCCGCATGGTATTCGCATCATCCCCGCAACCTCGGGTACTCAGTCGATGACCGAGCTATCACATGCACAGCACGTGGGGCTGATCCGTGCGTTTGGCACACTAGAAGATGAAATGGATATTCTACTCATCGACACGGCGGCTGGGATCTCCGATATGGTGGTCAGCTTCTCACGTGCCGCACAAGATGTAGTGGTTGTTGTGTGTGATGAACCGACCTCTATCACCGATGCTTATGCACTGATTAAGCTATTAAGCAAAGAGCATCAAGTTCAACGATTTAAAATTGTTGCTAATATGGTGAGAAGTTATCGTGAAGGTCGCGAATTATTTGCTAAATTAACATTAGTGACAGAACGGTTTTTAAATGTGAGCTTAGAACTTGTCGCTTGTATCCCTCTCGACGACAATGTGCGTCAAGCGGTGAAACGACAAAAAATCGTAGTGGATGCGTATCCACGCTCGCCGGCGGCACTGGCGATCAGCTCACTGGCAAATAAAGCGTTGACTTGGCCGATACCAAAAACACCAAGTGGACATTTAGAGTTTTTCGTTGAACGCTTACTTAATCGGTCAGAAACAGTAGGGGAACCTTTCGGTGAATAAAGCGCTTACATACGATCAATACGGAAATCTTAATAGCCAGCAGCTATTTCTTGAGAAGTACTCTGTATTGGTTAAGCGTATCGCTCATCATTTAATTGGCCGTTTGCCCCCAAGCGTGCTGATCGAAGACCTCATTCAAGCAGGTATGGTTGGCTTACTTGAGGCACAAAAAAATTATGATGGAAGTAAAGGCGCAAGCTTTGAAACCTATGCCGGAATTCGGATCCGTGGAGCAATGCTCGACGATATCCGACGTGGTGACTGGGTTCCGCGATCTGTGCACAAACATAATCGGGAAATCAGTCAAGCGATAGCGGTTCTTGAAGGAGAGCTGAACCGTGATCCAACGGATGCTGAAGTGGCTAAGTTTTTAGACATGTCGCTAGAACAGTATCACAGCGTACTGATGGACATTAACTGTTCACGTATCGTTGGGATAGAAGATCTCGGCGTTTCTGATGATGCAATTTCACCGTTTGAAGAGGGGGAAGATAACTCTCCTTTTCACGGCGTCGCTGAAGAATCTTTCCGTAAAGCACTCGTTGAATCAATAAAATCACTTCCGGAGCGTGAAGCTTTGGTACTTTCGCTCTATTATGATGAAGAGCTAAACTTAAAAGAAATTGGTGAGGTACTTGGAGTTAGTGAATCTCGCGTCAGCCAAATACTCAGCCAATCTATGCAGCGACTAAGAACAAAGTTAAGTTCTTGGACTCGGAATGACTAAATATCACTGATCTCAAACTCAGTGGAGGCAATTTTGAATAAAAACATGAAGATCCTTATTGTTGATGATTTTTCAACAATGCGCCGAATCGTTAAAAACCTACTTCGAGATCTGGGGTTCAATAATACGCAGGAAGCGGACGATGGCCTAACGGCATTGCCTATGCTCAAAAAAGGTGAGTTTGACTTTGTTGTCACAGACTGGAACATGCCTGGTATGCAAGGCATTGACCTGCTCAAAAACATCCGTGCTGACGAAGAGTTGAAACACCTACCTGTGCTTATGATTACTGCAGAAGCTAAACGTGAGCAAATTATTGAAGCCGCTCAAGCGGGTGTTAACGGTTACATCGTAAAACCATTCACCGCAGCTACGCTTAAAGAAAAACTAGAGAAAATATTTGAGCGTTTATAAGGCTTTTGCTGCGGCAAAAGGTGTTCTATTCACACGCGCAAAAGGCTGATGCAGGATGATTTCATTAGAACAGGCTAAAGAACTCGTGCAACTTTTGGAACAAGGTCAAAAGGACGAAGCTAATCGTCTTCTTACCTATGTTTATGAGTCTGCGAGCAATCCTATGCTCAAAGAGATAGGGATGTTGACGCGGGATTTACACGAATCGCTGAAAAACTTTCACATTGATGAGCGCTTCAGTGAAATTGCGACCGATGAGATTCCAGACGCACGGGAAAGACTGCATTACGTTATACAGAAAACGGAAGTTGCAGCAAACAAAACAATGGATGCAGTTGACCGGTGCATGCCGATTGCCGACAAATTACATGAAAGCCTACTGCTGATTCGCCCTGAATGGAACAGTTTGATGAATGGCCGAATTGAGCTGATGCACTTTAAGTCGCTTTGTCACCGGGTCGATGACTTACTTTCTCAAGTGGAAGGTGACAGTAGTGAATTACGCGGAGAGCTGACGGAAATTTTGATGGCACAAGACTTTCAAGATTTAACCGGGCAAATCATCAAACGCGTGATTAATCTGGTGAATGAAGTCGAAAAACGATTAGTAGAAATACTGATGGTATTCGGCGCAACGCAAAAAGAACAAAAAGCAGATAAGACGACCGTGGCATTGACTGAGCCTGAGGGGCCAATTATTAACCCTCATGAGAGAATTGATGCTGTCTCATCTCAAGACGAAGTTGACGATTTGTTATCGAGTCTTGGATTTTAGGGGTAACCTATGAGCTACGAATTAGACGAAGACATCCTGCAGGACTTTCTGGTAGAAGCCGGCGAAATTTTAGAGTTGCTTTCTGAGCAGCTCGTTGAACTGGAAAATAACCCCGAAGACCGAGATCTGCTGAACGCCATATTCCGTGGTTTTCATACTGTAAAAGGCGGGGCGGGTTTCTTGGCATTATCTGAGCTAGTGGAAACTTGTCACGGTGCGGAAAACGTATTCGACATTTTACGAAATGGTCAGCGACACGTTTCCCCTAGCCTGATGGACACCATGCTTAAAGCATTGGATACCGTTAACGAACAGTTCCGTGCAGTACAAGATCGCGAGCCACTTCAACCTGCAGATCAAGAGCTACTTGATGAACTACACCGCTTGAGCAAACCCGCTTCTGATGATGAGGATGAACAAGAGCACGTAGATGAAGCAGAAGAAATCATTGAAGATGTGGTTGAAGAAATCATCGAAGAAGTGGAACCAGAAATAGAAGAATTGGTTGAAGCTCCTGCACCAGTCAACACCACAGTGATTGATAAAGGCTCCATTGACGATATCACCGACGATGAATTTGAAAAACTGTTGGATGAATTGCATGGCAAAGGCAAAGCGCCTGGCACGCATGCAGAACAACAAGCTTCAGCAACACCAGCCCCTGTAAAAGCGGCTCCTGTTGCTAGCTCTCAGATGAGTGGTGACATCACCGACGATGAGTTTGAAAAGCTGCTTGATCAACTACATGGTGTCGGTAAAGGGCCATCGGTTGAAAATGCAACACCTGCTGCGCCAGTGACACCAACCGCACCCAAAGCGGCGGATGTCGCGAAACCTGCTGCTGCGAAATCAGCGCCAGGTGGTGACGATTTAATGACGGATGAAGAGTTTGAAAAGCTGTTAGATGAACTTCACGGATCGGGCAAGGGTCCATCTGTGGAAGAGCTAGAAATCGCAACTCGTCCAGTAGCAACTTCTCCAGCGAACGAAGCGAAAGCTGCGACAGATAACGCTGCGCCAACGGTAAAACCCGCCGCGAAGGCCGCAGCTCCAGCAAAACCCGTTGCTAAACCTGCGGCGGCAAAACCCGCCGTTGCCAAAGAAGCACCAACGAAAGTGCCTGCACCTGTCGCGAAAGAGGCTGACGATTCTCGTGAAGTCGCGGTTGCCAGTGGTGCCAAGAAAGCACAAGCCGAATCTACCGTACGGGTTGATACTTCAACACTCGACATCATTATGAACATGGTTGGCGAGTTGGTACTGGTTCGTAACCGACTATTAAGCCTAGGCTTGAATAGTGACGATGAAGAGATGTCTAAAGCGGTCGCCAACTTAGATGTCGTTACGGCAGATTTGCAAGGCGCGGTCATGAAAACGCGCATGCAACCGATTAAGAAAGTCTTCGGTCGTTTCCCACGTGTGGTTCGTGACTTGGCGCGTAGCTTGAATAAAGAGATCGATCTTGAGTTGCGTGGTGAGGAAACGGATTTAGATAAGAACCTCGTTGAAGCTCTGGCAGACCCATTGATCCACTTGGTGCGAAACTCGGTTGACCACGGTATTGAGATGCCTGATGAGCGTGCTAAAAATGGCAAGTCTCGTACAGGTAAAGTGATTTTGTCTGCTTCACAAGAGGGAGATCACATACAGTTAGCTATCGTAGATGACGGTGCAGGTATGGATCCCGACAAGCTGCGTGGTATCGCCGTTAAACGGGGAATAATGGATGAAGATGCCGCGAACCGACTTACCAATAAAGAATGCTTTAACCTCATTTTTATGCCTGGTTTTTCTAGTAAAGAGAAGATCACCGATATTTCAGGGCGTGGTGTGGGGATGGACGTAGTAAAAACCGCTATCAATACACTGAACGGCTCGATCGATATTGACTCTACCATGGGTAAAGGGACAAAGATCACCATCAAAGTGCCTTTGACACTGGCGATTTTACCAACGCTAATGGTCGGAGTTGCGGGTCATCCATTTGCCCTGCCTTTAGCGAGCGTGAATGAGATTTTCCATCTTGATCTACGCCGTACCAACGTGGTTGATGGTCAGCTAACCATTATTGTGCGCGAAAAATCTATTCCGCTGTTCTACTTACAAAACTGGTTAGCACCGAAAAAAGGCAAAGTACAACTGCGCCAAGGTCATGGTCATGTGGTGATTGTACAAATTGGTAGCCAGCGCGTTGGTCTTGTGGTTGATACCTTAATTGGCCAAGAAGAAGTCGTGATTAAACCACTTGATAAATTGCTACAGGGTACACCTGGTATGTCTGGAGCAACGATTACGAGTGATGGTCATATCGCGCTGATTTTGGATGTACCAGATCTGCTTAAGCAGTACGCAGCTGCATCACGAATCTGATTAGTTGCACAACGATAAGGATAAACATGGCGATTAAAGTATTAGTTGTTGATGATTCAAGCTTTTTCCGTCGTCGCGTGAGTGAAATCATCAACTCCGAATCGCGCTTAGAAGTCATTGATGTTGCTGTAAATGGTAAAGAGGCGGTAGAAAAGGCTGCTCGATTAAAGCCAGATGTGATTACCATGGATATTGAAATGCCGGTTATGGATGGCATTTCAGCTGTGCGTGAAATTATGGCAAATAATCCAGTGCCGATTCTCATGTTCTCTTCGCTGACGCACGATGGTGCGAAAGCCACATTAGATGCTTTAGATGCTGGTGCGTTAGACTTTTTACCTAAGAAGTTTGAAGATATCGCCCGTAATCGCGATGAAGCGGTCACTCTGCTCCAACAGAGAGTCTTGTCGATCGCCTCTAAAAAGATTTTTTTACGTCGTCCAACGATGAGTCGTGCAACTTCTACGTTGTCTACGTCATCAACCAGTACGCCGATGACCCAAGAACGTGCAGCTCCATCGGTATCATTAACTGGAAATCGTCCCGCTGCGGCTGTTGCTACGGCGGCTCGATTTAAAGCGACGGGAAAGAAATATCAGCTCACGGCAATAGGTACCTCCACTGGAGGACCTGTTGCATTACAGAAAATTTTAACCAAGCTGCCCACTAATTACCCACATCCGATTGTTTTGATTCAACATATGCCAGCGACGTTCACGGCTGCTTTTGCAAGTCGCTTAAACTCACTGTGCAAAATTGAGGTAAAAGAAGCGGAAGATGGCGATACCTTACGACCAGGTGTCGCTTACTTGGCGCCAGGTGGTAAACAAATGATGCTTGATGGTCGTCCAGGTGCCGCAAGACTGCGCATCATCGATGGTGGTGATCGCATGAACTACAAGCCGTGTGTGGATGTGACTTTTGGCTCTGCTGCAAAAATCTATGGCGATAAAGTATTGTCTATGATTCTAACTGGCATGGGAGCTGATGGACGTGAAGGCGCTCGAATGCTTAAAGAAGCTGGTGCCACCATCTGGGCACAAGATGAAGAGAGTTGTGTTGTGTATGGAATGCCACAGGCGGTAGCCAAAGCGGGAATCTCTACAGAAGATTTGCCGCTCGACAGAATCGCAGAGCGAATGCTGGTAGAAGTAGGGCTCGCATAAGGAACCTCAATGATCGTTTGGAGTGTTGCAAACCAAAAAGGTGGAGTAGGAAAAACCACCACAACGATTACATTGGCTGGCTTGTTAAGTCAGCAGGGTAAACGTGTCCTGCTGGTTGATACGGATCCACATGCTTCGCTGACCACCTATTTGGGCTATGATTCCGATGGTGTTCCAGCTAGCTTATTCGACCTTTTTCAATTGCGTGAATACAATGAGGCATCAGTTAGACCTCTGATTTTAAATACTGATATTCAAGGCATCGACCTTATTCCTGCTCATATGTCACTTGCGACTCTAGATCGTGTCATGGGGAATCGCAGTGGTATGGGGTTGATTTTAAAACGAGCTTTGTTAGCCCTGCGGCACGCTTATGATTATGTCCTGATCGATTGTCCACCGATTCTGGGGGTGATGATGGTCAACGCCCTTGCCGCGAGTGATCGTATCCTTATCCCGGTTCAAACAGAATTTCTGGCGATGAAAGGCTTGGAGCGGATGGTGCGTACGTTGGCTATTATGCAGAAATCGCGCAGTCGTGAGTTTAAAGTAACGATTGTCCCGACCATGTATGATAAGCGCACGAGAGCTTCTCTGCAGACGTTGAATCAGTTGAAAAAAGACTATCCGGATAAAGTTTGGACCTCAGCGGTGCCTATCGATACTAAATTCCGCGATGCTAGCTTACAGCGTCTACCTGCCTCACATTTTGCAGAGGGAAGTCGAGGCGTTTTTGCCTACAAACAGCTGCTGCTGTTTTTAGAGAGGCTAGCCATCGATGAGTAGTGCGTTGATTTCCAGCGAACAAGCGCTTAACGATTACTTCACCGCGTTGTTGGATGAAGAAACGGCTGATTTTGAGTTAACTCAAATCAAAGAGGAGTCAGTGTTAGAACTGGCTCCTGTGGTGCAGTCTGTACCTAACAAAAGCTATTTTGAGGCGGAAGTTGAAGAGTTTGATCTGCCTAATTTAGAGGATGTTCAGCGCTTACTGAGCCAACTCGAATCGAGTAATCCGGTGGCGGATTTGGATCTTGAACAAATCTTGGAAGAAAATACGGCCAAGATTGCTCGAACGGAACCTATTGTTCCACCAGTTACCGTCGTTGACGAGATCCAAGAGTGGGATATTGAAACTGACTCGGACTATCTCGAAGCTGAGCTCCTTACTGAAGAAGAACTTGAGCCTGCTTACTTCAACGTTGAGCCAGAGATCGAGGTTTTCGTTGCAGAGGTGGAGCCTGAGGTAGTGGTTGATACCGCACCGACTCTAGAAACGCAAACTGGCGGTAACAAACTGGGCTCGTGGACGAATACCATTCGTGAAAAAGACTTCCAAGTGCTCTATTTTGATGTCAATGGTGTCACTTTTGCTGTGCCTTTGGATGAACTGGGTGGTATCCATCGGATGACGGCGCTCAACCATTTAATTGGGCGCCCTGCGTGGTATTTAGGTTTACAAACTAACCGGGATTCGCAACTTGATGTGGTGGATACGGCGAAATGGGTAATGGCTGAGAAGCTACATGATGAGAGTTATAAGCAAGCTTATCAATATATTGTCATGTTGGGTGAGAGTGCTTGGGGGCTCGCCAGCACTCAACTTATGGGCACAGAATTACTCAGTACAGATAAAGTGCGGTGGCGTGAACAGGTCGGTAAACGTCCTTGGCTCGCTGGCATGGTGAAAGAAAAAATGTGCGCTTTGATCCATGTTCAAGCATTGATAGCTATGCTTAATGCAGGGCTTGATGTAAAAGCACTGGAAAATTAAAACATTGGGTGTCGGAAACGACTCAGAGAGGGAAAGTTATGTCTCAGGCGAATGAAGTGAAAGTCAGAAAAGAAAAGTCGAACGATGAAGTACTTCAATGGGTGACGTTCCAATTGGAAGAAGAAACGTACGGCATTAACGTAATGCAGGTACGTGAAGTACTGCGTTATACCGAAATTGCTCCAGTTCCTGGAGCGCCTGATTATGTGTTGGGTATTATTAACCTGCGTGGCAACGTGGTGACGGTTATCGACACTCGTTCACGTTTTGGGCTAATGCAAGGTGAAATCACGGATAATACCCGCATCATTGTGATCGAGTCAGAGCGACAAGTGATCGGTATTCTGGTAGATAGCGTTGCGGAAGTTGTTTACTTGCGTTCGTCAGAAATCGACTCAACACCAAGTGTGGGTACGGATGAAAGCTCGAAGTTTATCCAAGGGGTGAGCAATCGCGATGGTAAATTGTTGATTCTGGTTGATTTGAACAAGTTCCTAACCGATGAAGAATGGGACGATATGGCTCATCTGTAATGGTTGATTTGACTTGGTTAACCCCTCCTGTAATGGCAGGAGGGTTGGTTTTTGTTGTTTTGTGCATAGTATTGGCGCTGTGGCGTCTTAAGCGTGGTCAACTACGCCAAAGTGAAACCTTACGCCAACAAGTACGTAATCTCGACCGTGAGCTACAAAAATCAAACAAACAACTGTTGGAAGTACGTTCAGTTATGGTGGGGCTCGGGCAGAAAGTCAGTGAGCAACAAGATGTTATCCGCCATTTGAACGAACGCGTACTTGAGTTAGAAAATACGGATGCCGATGCGCGTCTGTATACCCGCGCCAGTAAAATGGTCCAACTCGGGGCTGATCTCAATGAACTTATCCAAGAATGTGAGCTGCCGAAAGCTGAAGCTGAGTTGATGATGTCTTTGCAAAATAAGCTAGCCGGCAAAGAAGCGATTCCTCCTCTCGCCAGTCATCCAGATGGGAAAACTGGTAAGGTAAAGTCCTGATCTAACATCACTTATTATTTTAAAGGAAGCTCAGGCTTCCTTTTTTATTATCATCTATAAATCTTTGTTTGAGTCGTTGTGATTGTTTGATTGATGGTTAAGTTATTCGCGATAGTGCCCCCATTCATAATGATGCAAATCTTTGCTTATTTAAGTTGTGCTGATTTCTCCCTCATTGATCGTGTGCTGGCATTGATATGGTTTAACGCGGGTGTGCAGATTGGATTATTGTTGTAACTATAAAGAGGTAGTTGCGAACGAAATGGGTGAATTTTTAATAGTTTCTTACTTAGTTTCGTGATTCGTAATAGAGTTAGCGGCTTTAGTCTCCTCGTTGCTGTGGTAATATAGCCCTCCCAACGTTCTCAGTAGATCAGCATGTTAGAAGTCAAAAATCTCACCGCCATTCGTGATGAGCGGATTTTATTTGAATCCCTCTCATTCGAAATCCATACCGGCGAATTAGTCCAGATTGAAGGTCGTAATGGAACGGGTAAAACCACCTTACTACGTATCATTGCTGGCCTTGGTGAGAGTGACTCAGGTGAAATCCTCTGGGATAGCAATAAAATTCAAAGTGATCGTGAAAACTATCACCAAGATTTACTGTTTTTAGGCCACCAGACAGGGATTAAGCGCGAACTGACGGCCGCTGAAAATTTACGGTTTTATCAAGCTGTGCATCAACAAGCGGTGAGTGAAGCGGACATTTTCCAAGCACTGGCGAAAGTGGGATTAGCTGGGAGGGAGGATGTGCCTGTTGGGCAACTTTCCGCAGGGCAGCAGCGTAGGGTAGCGTTGGCAAGATTATGGCTGAGCCAAAAGAAACTATGGATTTTAGACGAACCTCTAACCGCTATTGATAAGCAAGGCGTGAAAGTTCTTGAAGCACTGTTTTTAAACCATGCAGAACAAGGGGGATTGTGATTTTGACTACGCATCAAGATATGTTTGCTGACAATCCTAAACTCCGCAAGATTCGACTCGGTGGTGACATTTCATGATTACTGCTTTTACTCAGTTTATCCGCCGAGAACTCTTAATTGCTTTTCGTCGCCAAGCCGATGTATTCAACCCTTTGTGGTTCTTTATTATTGTTATTACCCTGTTCCCTTTGAGTGTGGGACCTGAACCCGCCTTATTAGCGCGAATTGCTCCGGGTATTGTTTGGGTAGCGGCTTTGTTAGCGGCGTTGCTTTCCTTAGAGCGTTTATTTCGGGATGATTTCCAAGATGGGGCGCTTGAACAGGCAATGCTTACTCCGCTGCCTTTATCGGTTGTTGTATTGGCAAAAGTCACTGCCCATTGGATTCTGACGGGGTTACCGCTGATTTTAATCAGTCCGCTGCTGGCGGTTTTACTCTCGTTTGATAGTTCAACCTGGCTAGCGGTTGTGTTGACACTTTTACTGGGAACGCCAACCTTAAGTTTTATTGGCGCAATCGGCGTTGCATTGACCGTGGGGTTACAAAAAGGTGGGGTGTTACTGAG is a genomic window containing:
- the flhF gene encoding flagellar biosynthesis protein FlhF codes for the protein MKIKRFFAKDMKTALLQVKEELGVDAVIMSNKKVAGGVEIVAAVDGDTAPAPAKRYNSQPRHAYSQVSPSVAPTKSRELIDDRVSLQSSADNGRSMTQRFANMLKQYSNGTADEQDHRAENEDSLSALLKRQSENRAPQRNNAERQRPDSALSKLLQDDTNSRRKPRLDPTRYDRNTPDEPTVAVSELESMREEMTSIRRLLEHQVSGLMWQEVERREPLRAMLIKRLERMGVSLEMADQLACYIPEETPPPKAWKALLGLVSDQIPVIKHDILKRGGVVALLGPTGVGKTTTVAKLAARAAMEYGSDNVALVTTDTYRIGAHEQLSIYGRIMGCPVRVAKDSNELADVIYQLRNRRLILVDTAGMGQRDVRLSEQLDTLMQESGETIHSYLVLPATAQRKVLQETIEHFRRIPLSGCIMTKLDECLSLGEFVSVVVQNALPVAYIANGQRVPEDIVIAQPKYMVAKANELLEKSTEDEPHYWTSDSERF
- a CDS encoding RNA polymerase sigma factor FliA translates to MNKALTYDQYGNLNSQQLFLEKYSVLVKRIAHHLIGRLPPSVLIEDLIQAGMVGLLEAQKNYDGSKGASFETYAGIRIRGAMLDDIRRGDWVPRSVHKHNREISQAIAVLEGELNRDPTDAEVAKFLDMSLEQYHSVLMDINCSRIVGIEDLGVSDDAISPFEEGEDNSPFHGVAEESFRKALVESIKSLPEREALVLSLYYDEELNLKEIGEVLGVSESRVSQILSQSMQRLRTKLSSWTRND
- the cheY gene encoding chemotaxis response regulator CheY, which produces MKILIVDDFSTMRRIVKNLLRDLGFNNTQEADDGLTALPMLKKGEFDFVVTDWNMPGMQGIDLLKNIRADEELKHLPVLMITAEAKREQIIEAAQAGVNGYIVKPFTAATLKEKLEKIFERL
- a CDS encoding protein phosphatase CheZ; the encoded protein is MISLEQAKELVQLLEQGQKDEANRLLTYVYESASNPMLKEIGMLTRDLHESLKNFHIDERFSEIATDEIPDARERLHYVIQKTEVAANKTMDAVDRCMPIADKLHESLLLIRPEWNSLMNGRIELMHFKSLCHRVDDLLSQVEGDSSELRGELTEILMAQDFQDLTGQIIKRVINLVNEVEKRLVEILMVFGATQKEQKADKTTVALTEPEGPIINPHERIDAVSSQDEVDDLLSSLGF
- a CDS encoding chemotaxis protein CheA — encoded protein: MSYELDEDILQDFLVEAGEILELLSEQLVELENNPEDRDLLNAIFRGFHTVKGGAGFLALSELVETCHGAENVFDILRNGQRHVSPSLMDTMLKALDTVNEQFRAVQDREPLQPADQELLDELHRLSKPASDDEDEQEHVDEAEEIIEDVVEEIIEEVEPEIEELVEAPAPVNTTVIDKGSIDDITDDEFEKLLDELHGKGKAPGTHAEQQASATPAPVKAAPVASSQMSGDITDDEFEKLLDQLHGVGKGPSVENATPAAPVTPTAPKAADVAKPAAAKSAPGGDDLMTDEEFEKLLDELHGSGKGPSVEELEIATRPVATSPANEAKAATDNAAPTVKPAAKAAAPAKPVAKPAAAKPAVAKEAPTKVPAPVAKEADDSREVAVASGAKKAQAESTVRVDTSTLDIIMNMVGELVLVRNRLLSLGLNSDDEEMSKAVANLDVVTADLQGAVMKTRMQPIKKVFGRFPRVVRDLARSLNKEIDLELRGEETDLDKNLVEALADPLIHLVRNSVDHGIEMPDERAKNGKSRTGKVILSASQEGDHIQLAIVDDGAGMDPDKLRGIAVKRGIMDEDAANRLTNKECFNLIFMPGFSSKEKITDISGRGVGMDVVKTAINTLNGSIDIDSTMGKGTKITIKVPLTLAILPTLMVGVAGHPFALPLASVNEIFHLDLRRTNVVDGQLTIIVREKSIPLFYLQNWLAPKKGKVQLRQGHGHVVIVQIGSQRVGLVVDTLIGQEEVVIKPLDKLLQGTPGMSGATITSDGHIALILDVPDLLKQYAAASRI
- a CDS encoding protein-glutamate methylesterase/protein-glutamine glutaminase translates to MAIKVLVVDDSSFFRRRVSEIINSESRLEVIDVAVNGKEAVEKAARLKPDVITMDIEMPVMDGISAVREIMANNPVPILMFSSLTHDGAKATLDALDAGALDFLPKKFEDIARNRDEAVTLLQQRVLSIASKKIFLRRPTMSRATSTLSTSSTSTPMTQERAAPSVSLTGNRPAAAVATAARFKATGKKYQLTAIGTSTGGPVALQKILTKLPTNYPHPIVLIQHMPATFTAAFASRLNSLCKIEVKEAEDGDTLRPGVAYLAPGGKQMMLDGRPGAARLRIIDGGDRMNYKPCVDVTFGSAAKIYGDKVLSMILTGMGADGREGARMLKEAGATIWAQDEESCVVYGMPQAVAKAGISTEDLPLDRIAERMLVEVGLA
- a CDS encoding ParA family protein — protein: MIVWSVANQKGGVGKTTTTITLAGLLSQQGKRVLLVDTDPHASLTTYLGYDSDGVPASLFDLFQLREYNEASVRPLILNTDIQGIDLIPAHMSLATLDRVMGNRSGMGLILKRALLALRHAYDYVLIDCPPILGVMMVNALAASDRILIPVQTEFLAMKGLERMVRTLAIMQKSRSREFKVTIVPTMYDKRTRASLQTLNQLKKDYPDKVWTSAVPIDTKFRDASLQRLPASHFAEGSRGVFAYKQLLLFLERLAIDE
- a CDS encoding chemotaxis protein CheW; the encoded protein is MSSALISSEQALNDYFTALLDEETADFELTQIKEESVLELAPVVQSVPNKSYFEAEVEEFDLPNLEDVQRLLSQLESSNPVADLDLEQILEENTAKIARTEPIVPPVTVVDEIQEWDIETDSDYLEAELLTEEELEPAYFNVEPEIEVFVAEVEPEVVVDTAPTLETQTGGNKLGSWTNTIREKDFQVLYFDVNGVTFAVPLDELGGIHRMTALNHLIGRPAWYLGLQTNRDSQLDVVDTAKWVMAEKLHDESYKQAYQYIVMLGESAWGLASTQLMGTELLSTDKVRWREQVGKRPWLAGMVKEKMCALIHVQALIAMLNAGLDVKALEN
- a CDS encoding chemotaxis protein CheW, which produces MSQANEVKVRKEKSNDEVLQWVTFQLEEETYGINVMQVREVLRYTEIAPVPGAPDYVLGIINLRGNVVTVIDTRSRFGLMQGEITDNTRIIVIESERQVIGILVDSVAEVVYLRSSEIDSTPSVGTDESSKFIQGVSNRDGKLLILVDLNKFLTDEEWDDMAHL
- a CDS encoding DUF2802 domain-containing protein, with the translated sequence MGRYGSSVMVDLTWLTPPVMAGGLVFVVLCIVLALWRLKRGQLRQSETLRQQVRNLDRELQKSNKQLLEVRSVMVGLGQKVSEQQDVIRHLNERVLELENTDADARLYTRASKMVQLGADLNELIQECELPKAEAELMMSLQNKLAGKEAIPPLASHPDGKTGKVKS
- the ccmB gene encoding heme exporter protein CcmB; this encodes MITAFTQFIRRELLIAFRRQADVFNPLWFFIIVITLFPLSVGPEPALLARIAPGIVWVAALLAALLSLERLFRDDFQDGALEQAMLTPLPLSVVVLAKVTAHWILTGLPLILISPLLAVLLSFDSSTWLAVVLTLLLGTPTLSFIGAIGVALTVGLQKGGVLLSLLVLPLFIPVLIFATSAIDAAALGMPYNGQLAILAAMLMGSMTLTPFAISAALRVSVH